In a single window of the Papaver somniferum cultivar HN1 chromosome 8, ASM357369v1, whole genome shotgun sequence genome:
- the LOC113303881 gene encoding sulfite exporter TauE/SafE family protein 3-like isoform X1, with translation MDEFRRTISNISMIQMIMFRIVLFTFVMGFMFVSAESNKTTSSSGYNSYYEQVESFDHYLLNVRSLSRESEQSGPKYQHHWPDIRFGWRIIVGSVVGFFGAACGSVGGVGGGGIYVPMLTIIIGFDAKSAVPISKCMITGAALSTVYYNLKRRHPTLDMPVIDYHLTLLMQPILMLGISVGVILSEIFADWMVTILLIILFLAISMLSFLKGVETWKKETKFKKEEVKRCLESNGNGNEDNHQQSDQPRNSTQSEMKTMVPVLQNVYWKELGLLVFVWVAFLILQIFKNRRETCSTLYWVLSALQIPVSVGVTLYEAVGLYRGTKVIASLGTDRDTKWRVYQLLLYAFVGLFAGTVGGLLGLGGGFIMGPLFLQLGVPPQVSTVTATFAMIFSSSVSVVEYYLLKRFPVPYALCLFAVATLAALVGQHVVRKIISVLGRASIIIFILVFTIFTSAIFLGGIGIVKMTRNVKHHDYMGFEKLCR, from the exons ATGGATGAATTCAGACGTACTATCAGTAACATTAGTATGATACAGATGATTATGTTTAGGATTGTACTATTCACATTTGTCATGGGGTTTATGTTTGTTTCAGCAGAATCAAACAAAACTACATCTTCATCTGGATATAATTCGTACTACGAACAGGTTGAGTCGTTTGATCATTACCTTCTAAATGTAAGAAGTTTATCACGTGAATCAGAACAATCAGGACCAAAGTATCAACATCACTGGCCG GATATAAGATTTGGATGGAGAATCATAGTTGGTTCAGTTGTAGGATTCTTTGGAGCAGCATGCGGCAGCGTAGGAGGAGTTGGAGGAGGTGGAATTTACGTTCCCATGCTTACCATCATCATTGGATTTGATGCCAAATCTGCAGTCCCAATATCTAAAT GCATGATAACAGGAGCAGCTTTGTCAACAGTGTATTACAACCTTAAAAGAAGACATCCAACTCTTGATATGCCAGTCATCGACTACCACTTAACACTTCTCATGCAACCTATTCTCATGCTTGGTATAAGTGTTGGCGTCATTCTCAGTGAAATCTTTGCTGATTGGATGGTCACGATTCTCCTTATCATTCTCTTCTTAG CTATATCAATGTTGTCATTCCTCAAAGGTGTAGAAACGTGGAAGAAAGAAACCAAATTCAAGAAA GAGGAGGTTAAAAGATGCTTGGAGTCAAATG GTAATGGAAATGAAGACAATCATCAACAAAGTGATCAACCAAGAAATAGCACTCAGTCAGAAATGAAAACCATG GTTCCAGTTCTTCAGAATGTCTACTGGAAGGAACTTGGACTACTTGTTTTTGTCTGGGTTGCATTCCTTATACTGCAGATTTTTAAG AATAGGAGGGAAACATGTTCAACATTATACTGGGTTTTGTCCGCATTGCAG ATCCCTGTTTCCGTGGGAGTGACACTGTATGAGGCAGTTGGATTATACAGAGGAACCAAAGTGATTGCATCTTTAGGAACAGATAGGGACACGAAATGGAGGGTCTACCAGCTACTTTTGTATGCTTTTGTTGGTTTATTTGCGGGCACAGTTGGTGGTTTGCTCGGTCTTGGCGGTGGCTTCATAATGGGTCCTTTGTTTTTGCAGCTTGGAGTTCCTCCACAG GTTTCGACTGTAACAGCCACTTTTGCCATGATATTCTCCTCGTCTGTGTCGGTTGTTGAATATTATCTTCTCAAGCGTTTTCCAGTCCCCTATG CTCTTTGTCTATTCGCAGTAGCAACTCTTGCTGCACTAGTAGGACAACATGTAGTGAGAAAGATCATATCGGTATTGGGAAGAGCTTCTATCATTATCTTCATTCTAGTCTTCACAATCTTTACCAGTGCCATCTTTCTAG GTGGAATTGGAATTGTAAAGATGACTAGAAATGTCAAGCATCACGATTACATGGGTTTTGAGAAACTGTGCAGATGA
- the LOC113303881 gene encoding sulfite exporter TauE/SafE family protein 3-like isoform X2 — protein sequence MLTIIIGFDAKSAVPISKCMITGAALSTVYYNLKRRHPTLDMPVIDYHLTLLMQPILMLGISVGVILSEIFADWMVTILLIILFLAISMLSFLKGVETWKKETKFKKEEVKRCLESNGNGNEDNHQQSDQPRNSTQSEMKTMVPVLQNVYWKELGLLVFVWVAFLILQIFKNRRETCSTLYWVLSALQIPVSVGVTLYEAVGLYRGTKVIASLGTDRDTKWRVYQLLLYAFVGLFAGTVGGLLGLGGGFIMGPLFLQLGVPPQVSTVTATFAMIFSSSVSVVEYYLLKRFPVPYALCLFAVATLAALVGQHVVRKIISVLGRASIIIFILVFTIFTSAIFLGGIGIVKMTRNVKHHDYMGFEKLCR from the exons ATGCTTACCATCATCATTGGATTTGATGCCAAATCTGCAGTCCCAATATCTAAAT GCATGATAACAGGAGCAGCTTTGTCAACAGTGTATTACAACCTTAAAAGAAGACATCCAACTCTTGATATGCCAGTCATCGACTACCACTTAACACTTCTCATGCAACCTATTCTCATGCTTGGTATAAGTGTTGGCGTCATTCTCAGTGAAATCTTTGCTGATTGGATGGTCACGATTCTCCTTATCATTCTCTTCTTAG CTATATCAATGTTGTCATTCCTCAAAGGTGTAGAAACGTGGAAGAAAGAAACCAAATTCAAGAAA GAGGAGGTTAAAAGATGCTTGGAGTCAAATG GTAATGGAAATGAAGACAATCATCAACAAAGTGATCAACCAAGAAATAGCACTCAGTCAGAAATGAAAACCATG GTTCCAGTTCTTCAGAATGTCTACTGGAAGGAACTTGGACTACTTGTTTTTGTCTGGGTTGCATTCCTTATACTGCAGATTTTTAAG AATAGGAGGGAAACATGTTCAACATTATACTGGGTTTTGTCCGCATTGCAG ATCCCTGTTTCCGTGGGAGTGACACTGTATGAGGCAGTTGGATTATACAGAGGAACCAAAGTGATTGCATCTTTAGGAACAGATAGGGACACGAAATGGAGGGTCTACCAGCTACTTTTGTATGCTTTTGTTGGTTTATTTGCGGGCACAGTTGGTGGTTTGCTCGGTCTTGGCGGTGGCTTCATAATGGGTCCTTTGTTTTTGCAGCTTGGAGTTCCTCCACAG GTTTCGACTGTAACAGCCACTTTTGCCATGATATTCTCCTCGTCTGTGTCGGTTGTTGAATATTATCTTCTCAAGCGTTTTCCAGTCCCCTATG CTCTTTGTCTATTCGCAGTAGCAACTCTTGCTGCACTAGTAGGACAACATGTAGTGAGAAAGATCATATCGGTATTGGGAAGAGCTTCTATCATTATCTTCATTCTAGTCTTCACAATCTTTACCAGTGCCATCTTTCTAG GTGGAATTGGAATTGTAAAGATGACTAGAAATGTCAAGCATCACGATTACATGGGTTTTGAGAAACTGTGCAGATGA